The following nucleotide sequence is from Pseudarthrobacter psychrotolerans.
TCCGCCGTCATGACCGCGTCCCGGGCCGTGAAGCAGCCGGCGGTGTTGGGCAGGATCCGGATCCCGTGGTCCACCAGGAGCTGGAAAAGGGAACCGGATTCAGCTGGCGAATAGCGCCGCATGGCCACCGTGGTCAGCTCCGTTCCGGACGCCAGCAGGGCGGCGCCCAGCCCGTCGAGGCTCGGGGCGCCACCGGTACCCATGATGAGGCGGGAGCCGAGCTCAACGCCGTCGATGACCAGTCTGTCGGCGGCCACGGGCCGGTTCTGTGTGCTGATGTTGCTGGTTATTGTCATGATGTCAGCCTCCCTGGACTGCGGTGACCAGTTCGACGTCGTCACCTTCGGCGAGCGCCGTGACGAACCACTGGCTGCGGGGTACTACTTCGGAGTTATGGGCGACGGCGACGCCGAGTTTCTGCCCGTCTGTCGCCTGGCCGTTGGCCGCGAGCGGACGGCCCGTGATCTGGCTGATGAGGGTGGTAATGGAGGCGTCGTCCGCCACGGAATGGCGCGAGCCGTTGAGAGTGATGTTCATGCTGTTTCCTTCTGTGGGTCGAGGTCCTTCATGCTGCTGATGTCCTTGGGCGGAGACGGCGCTCCGGCCGGTCCGTGCTCTGTGCCGGCAACCTGATGCTTTTCGGAAAAGCGGGCGGGGCTGAGCGCCCCCCATCGAGGATCCGTCCGGCCGTCCAGCAGGTCCCGGCAGATCGCCGCCGCCGCCGGAGCAAGCAGCACTCCGTGGCGGAAGAACCCGGTGGCAACAATCAGCCCGGCAATGTTCCCCGTGCTGTGCCCGCTGCCGGTCCCGGCGGCCCGGACCGGTACCCTGCCGAGAAGAGGCGCGTTGTCCGGAGTCGCCGGCCTTGCCCGCGCCGTGCATTCCAGGAGTTCAAGCTCCGAGACGGCCGGCACCAGGACCTGGGCGTCACGCAGCAACTGGTAGACGCCGCCGGCCGAGACAGCACCGTCGCCTGTCCCGGCGAGCGCGTCCTCCCGCTGCGTTGCCCCGATCACCACGGTGCCGTCCTGCCGGGGAACGATGTAGACCGGCACGCCATGGACCATTCCGCGGACCGTCGAGGTCAGGAGCGGGCGCAGGTGCTGCGGAACTGCCAGTCGAAGGATGTCACCGTAGACAGGCCGCAGGGGCAGCTGCAGTCCTTCCGGGAGACCATCCAGCGACGCCGCCTGCAATCCGTTCGCCACGATGGTCTCGCGCGCCTGGACGGTTCCACCGTGGGCGAGCTTCACGCCGCTGACGCGGCCGTCCTCCCAGAGAAGGGCAGCGGCCCGCTGGTCAACGGCGAATCCCCCGCGGGCACCTGCCACGGCGGTTCCCGCTCCCGGTTCGTGGACGGCCAGGACTTCCTGGAGGCACGCCACCAGTTTCCGTGGATCCACCTGGTGGTCGGCGGGGATGTCCAGGGCGCAGGATATTGCCGGGCTGAGCAGGGATTCCCTCGTCCTGGCCGCACGGACGGTCAGGGGTTCCACCACCAGGCCGCTGGCCTGCTGCACGGCCCGGAGGTCCATCAGCGCCCGGCGGTCCGCAGCGTCCGCGCCGATGGCGAGGGTCGGCGTCGTCAGATATCCGGTCTCTCCAGCCCCCGCCAGGGCGAGGTCTGCCGCGAAGGCAGGCCACAGGCCGGAGGATGCCAGCATCAGCTCCAGGAGGTCTTCCTCCTGGTAATGCAGTTCGCTCACAGGGGCAAGCATGCCGGCGGCTGCCCAGCTGGCGCCGTTCCCGGGCGCGTCATCGATCAGCACGACGGAACGGCCGGATCGCCGGGCTTCCCAGGCTATGGCGTGGCCGATGACTCCGCCGCCGATGACTGCCACGTCGGCGTGCAGCACGGCCGCCGGGCTGGCTGATGCAGTCTCAGGTGGGTTGCTTGTTGCGGGGGGCATATGGTTCCTTCCCTACGCCGGTACTAGCCGGATCAGGTCAAGCGGTCGGCTCTGACGCCCTCTCAGCCCGGCCGCTTTGTGACGGCTGCATCGGGCTCCCGCAGTACTCGCCCAGTTTAGGGGAATTAGGCTGGTTTCCATGAACGCGCAATCTTTCGCCGCTGCAGGCACGTCCTCCGCCATCTCTTCCGCCCCCGAATCCTTGACGGGAACAGACCCCGCCGACGGTATAGACACGGGCCTCCCGCACAGCGCCAGGCTGTATCTGTGCACCGACGCGCGCCATGACCGCGGCGACTTTGGCGAGTTTGTGGATGCGGCTTTTGCCGGCGGCGTCGACATCATCCAGCTCCGCGACAAGGCGATCGAGGCGGCGGAGGAGCTGGAGCTGCTGGCCGTGGTTCAGGCGGCGGCCGAACGCCACGGAAAGCTGTGGGCTGTCAACGACCGTGCGGATATCGCGATGCTGTCCGGCGCCCCCGTCTTCCACATCGGGCAGAAGGACCTGCCGGTCGCGTCCGCCCGCACCCTGCTCGGGGCACCCACGGCGATCGGGCTTTCCACACACACCGCCGAGCAGATTGAAGGTGCCATCCGGCTGTCCGGCGGGCTGACGTCCGAACGCGGCCTTGACTACTTCTGCGTCGGACCGGTCTGGGCCACTCCCACCAAACCCGGCCGCGCCGCCGTCGGCCTTGACCTGGTGCGGTACGCGGCGGATGCCGTCCGCGCTGCCGGTGGCACCCAGGCCACTTTCCCCTGGTTTGCCATCGGAGGCATCGATCTCGGCAACGTGGAGCAGGTGGTGGAGGCCGGTGCCGGCAGGATTGTTGTGGTGCGTGCCATCACCGAGGCCTCCGATCCCGCAGCAGCGGCGGCGGCGCTCCTGGCGGCCCTGGACGCGGGCGCATCCTGAGAATCCCCCGCGTCGCGGATGGCGGGCGTGCACGATCCGTGGAAATCGGGCTAACCTGACTTTCGTGTCACATCATCGGTTGGCCCCCAATGTCCACGAGCAGACCAACGACCTCGCGGCGGCACTGAGCGCCCTGCGGACCGAGCTGGAACTACCGGGACCCTACCCGGCGGAGGCGGTCCGGGACGCGGAAGCGGCAGTGGCCGCCCACGAGTTGCCCGGCGCCGACCTGACGGACGTGGAATTCCTCACCATCGATCCGGCGTCGTCCACTGACCTGGACCAGGCCCTGTTCATCGAGCGCGCGGGCCCTGGCTACCGGGTGCTTTACGCCATCGCCGACGTGCCGTCCTTTGTCCGCCCCGGCGGCGGACTGGATGCCGAGACCCGGCGCCGCGGCCAGACGTTCTACGCCCCGGACGGCCGTATCCCGCTGCACCCGGAGGTCATCAGCGAAGGGGCCGGCAGCCTCCTGGCCGGGCAGCTCTGTTCCGCCTATGTGTGGGAGTTCGGGCTGGACGACCCCGCGACGGTCTCCACGGTGAGTGTCCGGAGGGCCACCATCCGCAGTCGGGCCAAGCTGAGCTACAGAGGGGTGCAGGCCGAACTCGACGCCGGAACCGCCGGTCCTGTCCTGCAGCTCCTGAAGGAAGTGGGCCTCAAACGCGTTGAGCTGGAGCGGCAGCGTGGCGGCGCCAGCCTGAACATGCCTGAGCAGGAAATCGTGCAACTGCCCGACGGCGGCTACCGGATTGCCGCGGCGCCGCAGCTTCCGGTGGAGGACTGGAACGCCCAGATTTCCCTGATGACTGGAATGGCGGCGGCAGACGTGATGTTGGCGGGAAAAGTGGGCATCCTGCGCACCATGCCCGCCCCGGACGAGCGCTCCCTGCGTCACTTCCGCCTCCAGACCGAGGCCTTGGGCAAGCCGTGGGACGGCAAAATCAGCTACGGCGAATACCTCCGCAGCCTTGATCCGACAGAGCCACGGCAATTGGCCATCCTGCACTCCGCCGGCATGCTGTTCCGCGGCGCCAGCTACACGGCGTTCGACGGCACCGTGCCGGACCATGCCATCCAGTCCGCCATCGGCGCCGCCTATGCCCACACCACAGCACCGCTCCGGCGCCTCATCGACCGCTTTGTCCTGGTCATCTGCGAAGCCCTGAGCAACGGCAAACCGGTACCGGACTGGGCGCGGGAAGCCCTGCCGTCCCTGCCGGAGATCATGGCCGGATCCGACCAGCTGGCATCGCGGATGGAACGCATGGCGCTGGACACCGTGGAGGCCGCGCTCCTGGTCAACCATGTGGGCCAGGAATTCGATGCGATCGTGATCTCCGGCTCCAAGCCGCAAAAGGACAACGGAAACGGCAACGGGAAGAACGGCAACGGCGCCAGGAACGGCGCTGCGAAAAACGGGAACGGTCCCTCGGGGATCATCCAGATCGCCGAACCCGCAGTGACGGCCCGCTGCGCCGGGGACCTGGAATCCGGCACCAAGGTGCGGGTCCGCCTGATCTCCTCCGATATTGCCGCCCGCGAGGTCCACTTCCAGCTGCTGGCCTGAACGATCAGGGCCCGGCCTGATCGGCCCAAAGCCGGGATTCCGGGTCCGTGCGGCTAGACTGAAGAAGTAGATATGGATGCCCGGTCGTTGATTTCCTTGATTTTGAATTCAACAAGCCCGCCCCTACGCGATCTTGAGATGCACCCGTTGGTCACCAGTGCCAGCATTTTGATAGCCCGCGATCGGCTTCCACTGGATTTGCTTGCGCGCCAGAGCGTGCTCCGGAACGGCCACGTTGGCCGGCCCGTTGAGCAGGCAGCGCCAATGCCCAAATGAATAAGGAAACTCCCCTGTGAGTGAATTGCATACCCACCAGATCCTGACTGACGACTCGGGCATCGAGACGATCGAACCCGAAGAAACCATCATCTCGGACGAGAAGCCGCACGAGATCGCGGAGAAATCCTTCGCTGACTACAA
It contains:
- the thiS gene encoding sulfur carrier protein ThiS; the encoded protein is MNITLNGSRHSVADDASITTLISQITGRPLAANGQATDGQKLGVAVAHNSEVVPRSQWFVTALAEGDDVELVTAVQGG
- the thiE gene encoding thiamine phosphate synthase, coding for MNAQSFAAAGTSSAISSAPESLTGTDPADGIDTGLPHSARLYLCTDARHDRGDFGEFVDAAFAGGVDIIQLRDKAIEAAEELELLAVVQAAAERHGKLWAVNDRADIAMLSGAPVFHIGQKDLPVASARTLLGAPTAIGLSTHTAEQIEGAIRLSGGLTSERGLDYFCVGPVWATPTKPGRAAVGLDLVRYAADAVRAAGGTQATFPWFAIGGIDLGNVEQVVEAGAGRIVVVRAITEASDPAAAAAALLAALDAGAS
- a CDS encoding RNB domain-containing ribonuclease; protein product: MSHHRLAPNVHEQTNDLAAALSALRTELELPGPYPAEAVRDAEAAVAAHELPGADLTDVEFLTIDPASSTDLDQALFIERAGPGYRVLYAIADVPSFVRPGGGLDAETRRRGQTFYAPDGRIPLHPEVISEGAGSLLAGQLCSAYVWEFGLDDPATVSTVSVRRATIRSRAKLSYRGVQAELDAGTAGPVLQLLKEVGLKRVELERQRGGASLNMPEQEIVQLPDGGYRIAAAPQLPVEDWNAQISLMTGMAAADVMLAGKVGILRTMPAPDERSLRHFRLQTEALGKPWDGKISYGEYLRSLDPTEPRQLAILHSAGMLFRGASYTAFDGTVPDHAIQSAIGAAYAHTTAPLRRLIDRFVLVICEALSNGKPVPDWAREALPSLPEIMAGSDQLASRMERMALDTVEAALLVNHVGQEFDAIVISGSKPQKDNGNGNGKNGNGARNGAAKNGNGPSGIIQIAEPAVTARCAGDLESGTKVRVRLISSDIAAREVHFQLLA
- the thiO gene encoding glycine oxidase ThiO — its product is MPPATSNPPETASASPAAVLHADVAVIGGGVIGHAIAWEARRSGRSVVLIDDAPGNGASWAAAGMLAPVSELHYQEEDLLELMLASSGLWPAFAADLALAGAGETGYLTTPTLAIGADAADRRALMDLRAVQQASGLVVEPLTVRAARTRESLLSPAISCALDIPADHQVDPRKLVACLQEVLAVHEPGAGTAVAGARGGFAVDQRAAALLWEDGRVSGVKLAHGGTVQARETIVANGLQAASLDGLPEGLQLPLRPVYGDILRLAVPQHLRPLLTSTVRGMVHGVPVYIVPRQDGTVVIGATQREDALAGTGDGAVSAGGVYQLLRDAQVLVPAVSELELLECTARARPATPDNAPLLGRVPVRAAGTGSGHSTGNIAGLIVATGFFRHGVLLAPAAAAICRDLLDGRTDPRWGALSPARFSEKHQVAGTEHGPAGAPSPPKDISSMKDLDPQKETA